Part of the Candidatus Neomarinimicrobiota bacterium genome is shown below.
AAACTCATATAAAGCATACGAATTAGACTTTTAACGTTTTCTCCTGCTTCAATTGGGTCGTACCGATATGATGGAATGATTAGAGCATCCATATCTTGAATGAATATAGGATCATCTAGCTTTTCATCTAAATTGGCAATGAATCTGTTAGAGGAAATACTTAATCCTTGAAAATCAAGGTATTGATGAAACGATTTTAAAACTCGATCTTCATTAATTAATCCTTTACGGAGAAGTACGTCAAGATCGAATAAATCTCTTCCCTTTTTTCTTTGATATAATGCTCGTAATTTTGTACTTGCGAGCTCATCAAGCTCATATATTGTTACCTCGCATTCACCTGAAAACCACATTGAGTTAACTTCGTATGGCAAACTCAATTGAGGATACACTAAAAAATGTTTACGAGTATTAATTTCAATCTTTACACGTTTTTGATTTTGTGCATTACTTTCCGGATTAAAATTGTATAAGATTTTAAAAGAATCCTTCGCTGAAACTGTTTTACTTTTACCCAATAAGGGATCAATGATGCTTTTAATTTTATCCGCAATTGGTCCAATAGCGCTTGATTTTCTTTGAACAAAAGCTAGATCTTCCGAATATCTTAACGGCTCATCTAAAAAAAGCTTTGTTAGTGCGGTACCTCCTCGAAACAAAAGCTCATTTTTTAGAAAATCACTATTATATAATTCAACAATTATACGGCTTATGATCAAATCCTGTTCAATTTGATCGTCACTCTGCCAGGGGGCTTCATTTTGCCACTCAAGGATATAGGCCTGTGGAATCATTCCTCGATCTCTATCTCGTCATTAATAACGAGCCGCCAAGGAACATTGAAAGATGAATTAATTATAGTGCTGGATGGATTAAGATTCGTTGTAAGAGCCTTTTCTCTAATGATATATAGTTTCAATCTTTTTACTCCTTGCCGGAATCCTAAACGCTCCAATATAAATCCCCCTCGCTGCACAACCGGAAGTGGAAAATTCTTAGCCGACTTCAATAGTCCTCCTGCGGTAAACAGCCCTGTCATCTCTGAAGCAACTTGATAGACTCGCTCTAATCCACCGACCCGACGATAATACATTATCAAATCGAAGAAAGTAGTCTCAACAGTGGATAAATTTATGTAACCAGTTGGAGTATTTCTCAAAACTTTTTCAGATCTCCTAACATTCTTTTTCCTGTAAAAAACAATTTTATTTCTTCCTTTTCTAATTGGTCTTCTGGAAGGATTTGTGATTACCTGTAATATTTGGGGACTCTGATGAGAAGAACCATAATATGCAGCTGCAGACAAAAGTCCTATATAATAAGGTGCTTTGTAGTATCTCATTAAATTATCAATATATCGATCCATTGGTATGCGACCTGATATACTATATTCTTCCGGTATTATCGCATAAAATCCTCTACCCGGACTAATTAATCTCCCCTCCTTACGAAGCTTACGCAACGCTGACAGGGTACTATTACCTAATTGCTTTTGTGCTACCTGTGAGGTAAAGGACCAGATCCCTTTATTGTTCAACGATTTTATAAATTCTAATGGTTTCATTTTGTTATAATATTGTTTGCATAATATGTCTTATTTATATACTTTATGCAAACAATATTTTGTTGATTTAATAAATACTTACATCGATAATCTTTCTAATCCTTTTACAGTCAGGTAACACTTTTGGGTACCCTGACACCGTAAGTGACCGATACTCAGGGGCAAACACTATCCTTTTAAGCCATTGGTCCCAGGTTCTTCCGTAGGAATCCCTTTGGTAGAACCATGACCTTACCGGAAGAGTTCACCCTTCGACTCCGCTCAGGGTGACATTGGTCGGGGCAAGCATCGACTCGCACATAGATTTAACGTTATTTTAGAGTAATGTTAAAATCCGGCCTACCCATAAATCTT
Proteins encoded:
- a CDS encoding nucleotidyl transferase AbiEii/AbiGii toxin family protein; translation: MIPQAYILEWQNEAPWQSDDQIEQDLIISRIIVELYNSDFLKNELLFRGGTALTKLFLDEPLRYSEDLAFVQRKSSAIGPIADKIKSIIDPLLGKSKTVSAKDSFKILYNFNPESNAQNQKRVKIEINTRKHFLVYPQLSLPYEVNSMWFSGECEVTIYELDELASTKLRALYQRKKGRDLFDLDVLLRKGLINEDRVLKSFHQYLDFQGLSISSNRFIANLDEKLDDPIFIQDMDALIIPSYRYDPIEAGENVKSLIRMLYMS
- a CDS encoding type IV toxin-antitoxin system AbiEi family antitoxin domain-containing protein → MKPLEFIKSLNNKGIWSFTSQVAQKQLGNSTLSALRKLRKEGRLISPGRGFYAIIPEEYSISGRIPMDRYIDNLMRYYKAPYYIGLLSAAAYYGSSHQSPQILQVITNPSRRPIRKGRNKIVFYRKKNVRRSEKVLRNTPTGYINLSTVETTFFDLIMYYRRVGGLERVYQVASEMTGLFTAGGLLKSAKNFPLPVVQRGGFILERLGFRQGVKRLKLYIIREKALTTNLNPSSTIINSSFNVPWRLVINDEIEIEE